The sequence TATcatttctgtttttaaaaacaaaatacaagaaGTGTATCCAAAAGATAATTGATTgacttaaatttattattattattatcattctttAAGAAAGCCTAAATTTGTCTCTTTGAAGAAGTGAATGCAACAATTGTATTTTGTGTGGAGTAAGCTAGGGGAACcggttaaaaaatttatatatggaTGCTTATATTTTAATTTGGGTTCTGCAACCAGAGATGATCTGTCATATAATAAAGCAATGGAGTATTGGGTTTGTTCTTGGTTTGCTTATTTGGTTATCTTTCCAACATGTTTTGCTTATTTTCTTGCCAgggtttaattttgtaaaatccCATGATCCATGTACTGGAAGAGAAGTTTTTGAATGTCCAGTTTCTTCCTGCATTAGAGATTCTCAATTTGTTCTTTATACCTTAACTTGTTATTATTGCCTGAAACAacgatttaaaagaattttcaaatagtGCTTCAAAAAACTTATCATCATGCATATGATCACAATGTGTAAATTATTGAGACTTGTGAAGCTGGTCCTGAATAGTTGGAAATTTAAGGGCTTATTTttttgttgctgctgctgcatATGATTGCAAAAAATGGGTACATGAAATGTCATGAGTCCAAAAGGTTGTGTTGTGACACCGTAATGCTAGAGGCATTTTtctgttaaatattttttgaaagaaatggaGGATACAATGAATGATCATGTATAGAAAACAGGGAAATGCAGAATTTTTATTGTTGCTAGCCAATATATATATGCATTCCATACtgcttaaaaaattttatttccagaGAATTTTACAAATTCATGTTTTGGGAAACAATCATATTGTTCAATACTTCATTTTCCACTTTCAAGGTTCTCAAAACTTACATTTTAATGTCACTTTTAAGTAATTGTGACTTCTTGTTACTTTTGCAGTTGGATCAGGAGGATCTTACATTTCCTCAAGTTGCAACAATGGATTCTGTGAAGGTAAGGACCTGCCCCATTCTATCATTGATAATTCAGGGTTTTATAATAATCAGGGTTTCCCTTTGGTGTGGTGTAATGCAACCGTTGGCTGCTTATCCAGATTTGGTTAGGGACTATGATCCCATTTCCCTTTTAACAATCTGTATCCATTTGCTCTGGTGACTAAACAATTGGATTCAACATACTCTAATCCTTACTGCTTCTTTTGGAACATGGAAAGTATGAAAGAAAGTAACAGGGAAGGAAaggataggaaaaaaaaaatgtttgaacttgataattttttcttttttattaggtTTCTCTATTGTTATTCCTCTTTTATGTAGagaataaagaatttaaatttgtacaagttttttaaaaattctcattaTAGTTTCCTTGTCTTTTTTCATAACAAACCAAACAAGGGGATTTCAgattcctttctatttttttccccttttcctaGTGCCATCCATAATCCAAAAGAAGTCTCAGAATTTGGGCTATATCATTATTATAGAgctttttagaattttaaaaatttcaattttattggaTCTTATCCAATTCAGGTTGGAACTTTGTTTTTGGGTATAAAAAACATTCAATCTGCCTTGATGCAGTTTCAGAACCTGgccattttgttatttttaatttctcctttttatttcaaattgaaGAAACTTTAGTCCTTGAAGGTACATCAATCATCTGGTTTTTAAATACCGTGGTCTAACATCTTCCAGCGTAGTTGCAGGAAAATCTAGACAAAAGCTATGTGGATTCTTTTGCTATTAATAGTGAAAGCAGGAAAATCAGCCAATCTGCCCCACTTTTTGCTGAGAAGAAATTTGATTCTGCACGGATGAGAGAAATGCGGCCTCTGTCAACACGCAAGCTTCGGACCTATGTACTACCCACACCAGATGATACAAAGAGTTCAGCTCCTACAAGATCAGATAGTCCGGATTCTCGCCCAATACCCACAAGTTTGAGTGGGCGTCCTCACAATTTGTGGCATTCTTCCCCCTTGGAACCAAAGTATGAAAAGATTTTGGGAGATGACAAAGTTTTTGAATCTACTGCCATGAATGCACAGTCAGTACTCAAAGAGAGCAATACTAATCATGCGTCTAGTGGACTACCCCCTCCTTTGGTTGATGGGCTTCCATTTCGGATGATAAATTCAAGTGTTGTTTCTGATACTAAGAAGGTCAAAAGATACGCTTTTTCTGGTCCATTGACAAGGAACCCATGGTCAACCAAGCCTGGTTTGTCTGCCAGTGATCCTTTGGTCTCAGTGACACAACCCCAATTGTTTTCTGGACCTCTTTTGCGGAGTCAAATGCCGCAtctatcatcatcatcatcacctcCAAGAGTATCTCCAATTGCTTCTCCCTTTTTGTCATCACCCAAAATAAATGAGCTTCATGAGCTTCCTAGGCCCCCTTCCAGTTTGACCTTGAAACCTTCAAGACCTTCAAGTTTGATAGGTCATTCTGCCCCCTTGGTTGCCAGTGGTCCCAACCTTTCTGCTACAAATAAATTGGTGGTGTCAAGTACAGCATCTCGGTTGCCATTACCTCTGCAAGCTGTTCCTCGCAGTTTCTCCACCCCCTCAAGTGGTCAGAAACTGAAGATACCACGTGTTTCTGGACCATCAGAAGCTCCTCAGAATTCAGAGATGGCTGAAAATGTCACTTCACCACCTCTAACACCAATTTCTTTATCAAACATCCAGCCGGCATCAACTTCTTCTGTCAATGATACTAGTCAACTTGGAGGTAATTTTGAAATACAATGCTTTCATCCTCCCCTTTTGTTGTATTAATTGCTGAGTGCTAAAACATGGATCTTATGGGCCTAGGCTTTGATAATCAACATAATTCTTGTCAAGTTTGGGTTACTTCatggaaaattgaattatttcatgcaaaattttcaatagTCCAGTAAGGAAATCAACAGGATAAATTTCTAAATGAAGTTCATGATGGAAAATCCTGTGATATGTAGGGCATTTCTTTTTGGGGGTTCATCATGCCCAACACTCATCCATATGTCACCAGTGTTCCCCCATATATGAGACCTATTTCAACACTTATGAAGGGTTCACTTTTAGGTACCTAAGATGTGTCAAAAGGAAGAGTGCCTATGCCGTCTTGTTACAAAACCTTTTATATGTTATAGCTTCCTTTTGTTCTTCACAGGTTCAttctaaactattttttcaCGTAAACATGCAAACtcaaaagaaagaagattaTATTTCTTCAATCTTTAGATCCACATGGTTCACTCATATGGCCTCATCTAGTGCCTAGATATGGTGAGTGCTCCTATCAGACTCCTGGTGAGGTGTTGGAACATGGTACCTCTGCCCATGTTTGCAAGAAAAAATACTATCAGAGCTAGGACAACACCTAAGGCTTGGCAAACATAGATTTTCCTACTTTATTTCCCTATTTtggcttcttctttttttgtgtgTTATGACGataacacacaaaaaaaaaaaagaagccaaAATGGGGAAATAAACTTGGAAAATCTATGTTTATGACTTTTTGAAGTAAGGAATGCACAAGAACGGAACTCTGTTTCAATCTCACAGGCCTTTTCTCCTCATTCTTAAGATGTGTGCATGTTTCTGGTCTTGAGTGTTAATATACTCAATTGATGCAGGTGCTGAATGATTTTAAGCAATTACATGGGTAATTTTCTTCTCCTAACTTACCAACCAAAAGCAAGGAGGCAAAATTTGTTTCACATAATCTCCAACACTTGCGAATCTGTAAATATATCCAgttgtgtattatttttttgtttcttgtattAGTTTCTGTTAACAGTCATTTGTTATTTAGGGCAGAGTTCATGGAAACTGCCCTATATTCCCTCATTTGAGGAATTTTGTCATGTTGTCAAGTAATTAATAACAGAAtgcctttcttttttcattattattattatttttaattctatttcattttcttttatctggTTCTTTAAGCAACAAATAACACTGCAGTATTATGTTGATttcttttcaagaaccaaacatggtCCTTAGTCATCAATTAAGGATCCAACAAAAATTAGGACAACACCATCCGATTACCTCATAGATGTAGCACCTCCAAATGAACCCAGGTGATTGAGAGGTTGAAATGGTTGGGACATTCCTAATGGTAAGCGAACTAAAACACCTTGAATACATGCTTACTTGATTTAGAGGTTACAAAGTTTGGTACGATTCGCCAACATGACTTGAATCTTATACATTTTTCACAGGTTTAGATTGGGTCTAGTCATGTTTCAGTCAAATTCATATCAACTTGCATAACCTGTTTGATAAACGGGTAGTTTTTGGAATATAAATTTGACCTAAATTgatctatttaataatcatgttgATTAATGTGATGATAACTATAACGTATTTCTCCTATTTAAGTGAATAGGTCAATTGAGTCATAAACATGTCAAGTTGAGAAGTTAATTATGTTGACTCAAATAAGATCTAATTTGACTTGATTGTTAAATGGATTATATGACATATtaccaatttaataattaagttgtGTTTGGGTATATGTTTTTAGTCCTATTATTATGTCATATTTAGGTTGATCTATTTAGTCAAGTGCTTGAGTTATGACACGAAAATGACCCATCAACACAAATTACCCCTCTAACTTGGTCACACCTAGGCACCCGTGCAAGTAGAATACAAAATGCATTAGATCGGTATTgctaaaattgttaaaaattatcttATACACAATGCGAACCATGAAAATAGTGAAGAAGGCTTCATTTTCTGAAGTCAATTCATATCTCAACTGTGTAACAGTCTTGGCTCTTGATAGACTGATTGCACACAATGTAgtgttggggggggggggggggggggggggggggggccgCGGGTAGCATCAGCCTGCTTAAGATCGTAGACCTATATACATAGGCATTAAAATACCTATCAAGTGATTAACGATGGCTAGAATTTgtaaattttgatatgaaaatgtagGAATTGCATGTGCTCAACTGTAAGGTTTATTTTGTAGACTGCAGTatgatccattttttttttcttttactaggAGTTCTATGTAATTCAGCTTCCAAGCTTTTTTTTGTAGACTGTAGGAGGTTTCGTTTTGGCTTAGTATATATAGAGAGGATTCATTTTGCTATATTGAAATGAtgtttttggaagtgattttcTTGCATGCTGACGGAGAGTCTTGTGCTTGAAATTTTGTACTAGGAGTTGTTATTACGACCAGGAactgattttttaaaactgttttttgtttctcagaataaaaaaattggaaaacatgtttgacaatcaaaaaacgtaaaatggttttttgtttttgaaaacaaaaaataatatgttttgaaataatatcttttagttattttcaaatgttttcatttgttttacaAGGATtgcttgaaaaaataattatacatgaaaaatgcttaaaaataaaatgctatatatataaatcattttaaaaatatatttaaaaatataaaaaatgagttaaaaacaTTTAGGTTCTTAAACAAacacttgttttataaaacattataaaatagttttcaatttttttttaataactaatttttagaattatttttttaaatagttaccaaatataTCTGAATTTGCAATACAAGCTTAAGACGTTTTTaaggttttaaataaaagagtttacattttaaatttatgattcacttttatttacatgtttaattatcttattatatttatatattttttataataaatatttttttgtttatataatattaatttttaatcttattatatttatttatctttgataataaataattatttgtattttctcatttatttacataatattaaCACTTAATGaaggttaaaaaaaacataggttctattttaaattaatgattttcatttgtttatataatattaatatttatttaatgcaAAGTggattaatatatttatattattcatatttatgaattttttatttattttattatggatATTGAAAGgtgaaaaaatatgttttatttcaaatttatgattttcatttgtgtatataatattaatatatgctatcttattatattcatatatcttttttagaataaataattttttttattctttcattccattatataatatcaacatttattatttcatatcttTATAATAAATTCGCATTTATGTATCTTtaaaaagcttaaaaaaatatgagttttattttaattatatgttctttttaaaatttatgactttcatttgtttatataatattaatatttctttgatATAAACCagatttatgaattaataataaattcatattcattgcataatattaatgtttgtttgatataatccacaataaaatttgttataatgatttttttaggtATAAAATGTTTAACGTGTAAGTGTACTTTCAAATGTAATATAGATTTATAGGGTGTTTtcagtaataattaaaaatatgaagaatatattttgaaaatgtttatattGTACATATAgtatttttatggaaaatatactgggaaaactatttttcatatttaaattttaaaatagtattttgcTGAAAAGTAGTTTTTGAAAACGGGTTTCAAAAGATATTCTTTAAGAATTGTGCTGAAAAACTGTTTTCTCATAGCTATTTTCAACACTAACCttcaaaaatattgaaagaCTATCCAAGTCTCTAAATTTTTTGACTTAaaatccccttttttttttaagtttgtactaaaacagttttttaataatttattatgaaatcatattattttttacaataaaattatttaggtattttttataattaattggaTAAAAGGGATGAAATCTTAATTCGTGAATTTGATCCTTAttatgtttttacttgaaaaataactaatttttttatatatcttctataatttcaagtatttacatatagggtttaaaaaaatattatttttatgataaaataataagcATTTTTACTTGAATAAGGTCAAAATATGATTgagggttaaatttcaaattttgggtcatcaatgacccttttaatcaaataaccttaattttttatatagttttatgaaaataataaaaaccccaagaatattttcaaaaaagtcaAGAAACTTATTTCTAGAGATCTTAAATAGAATTTAGTATCTTCATAAGGAATAAGTTAAGAAAATTAGAGTTTGTTGAAGAACTTATTTTAAGGGTAAGGGTGTTtcttagaatatattttaattatattcatgtattttctaataattgttttaaaaagaaatggtataaatataaataaaatttagttttaagaaatatttgaaaatatggaaaagatgaaaaacatttttaaatttctaaaccAATCTTAGTTCTAAAATATATCCTacaacatttttcaaataacaccctatttttcatatttgaggaCAAAATTCAAGAGCAACTATTCCTAAAACTTTCTTTTGAAAAGCTATTTAAAAACTGCCTTATAATATTTTGCtggataaaaatagaatttaaaatgtttttaaccaatttcataattttaagtatgtttttaaaaaacctttcatatgtaatattttatttttaattgttcttcatatttatataattattcttcgaatacaaataaaaataattgaaagatGTTTCTTAAAAATACCTTTTACCTTAAATTACtctaaattttagaatttaaaaaggaaaaaccattttttgcTTTCTGAATACCAAATATGATACAGGgtcatgtatttttttatagcCATTTCATGTTCCTCAAAAGAAACAGCAGGAGACTCGAACCTTAATTCCCATCCATTCGACCACTGAATCAAAGATTCATTAGCCCATTCCCCTCCTTGACTGAGGATGATATCTGGCTTAAAGTAGGGCTGATGCAAAATAGTTTTCATGTCTGAGTGCAAAGATCTTATTCTTCAACCCCTTCATTATTATGCACAAAGGAAAGTACAAGGGTCAACCAGTGTGTCCTTGTATCTCTTTCAAGTCTGTGCATACCCATTCAACCTGTCCCAACAAGACACCCCCAAATGTAACCTTACCCAAAGTACTATCTTCATGGTTGCATATGGAATTTACTTGATAAATAAAACACAGAACATCCCCTTTTTCTCCATTCTCTTTATTTCTATATAATACAGTGACCATTCTTGAACCAAAAACCACCTTCAAATGCATAAAGGGCAGAGGGCATAGACTGTTAGACATAgcagaagatatatatatattttacaccGAATGACATAAAAAAAGGTGGTTGAACTTGAAACCCATTCTGACATGGAGACGGAGAATCTCTGGACTTGACACAAGGAAACTTGTTTCAGTGTTTCAAGTATATTAATCATTATAGAAAAAGAACTATGGCCCTCCCCATATTCTTCACTTGCAGCCTCCTCTCGTGTCATATCTTACAAACCCCATCAGCTCTGGCCCTTCCAATCTTGGGTTATTCATAAAACTGCACACCCATAAAACAAGAGAGATAAGACAACCCCCTAAAGTCAAAAAATTCAGATCCTAATGTCCTTACTCCTCAGTCCTTACCTTTCCTCTGAGAACTTAGAGAAGGAACCAGTGGTTGGGATTGTGCCACACAAATCGTTGTTTGACACATCACTGCACaaaatttagattaatatgatgAGGCTGATTGGAGGTTGAGTTATCAATGTCACAGAAAAGCTtacagagaaaaagaaaaaaaaagaaaaaaaaaagaaaaagaaaaaaaaggaagatgagAGGATAGGGTGGGTTTAGGGCATCATTACAGGATCTTAAGGCTTCCAAGCTTGGTAAGTTCTCTGGGTATTGTTCCACTCAACCTGTTGCTGTTCAGTCTCCTGCATGAACAATTACGTGAGTCAGGACTAAAAACAGGCTCATGATTGTGGGTTACAGAGAAACATAGAGTTACATTTATTGAGAAAGCTAGGGCCTTCCCATTTTTAATGGTATCTGACTACCAGACCCTGACACGCCTTATTACATAACCCAAAACGCACCCAAATAGAAGGCATTAAAGATCTTCACCATCTGAGTTTATTCATCAAAAACTCTAGGGACCAAAACCAGATATGCTTGTATGAATCCTTACAGGAATCTGAGATTGGAGAGCTTCGAGAGTGATGGAGGGATTGAACCAGTGAGGTTGTTGTGGAACAGATCCAAGCTTACTAGGTTCTTGAGTCCTCCAAGTTGCACTGGTATTGGACCCACCAAGTTGTTCATATAGAGTTCCCTGTAAACCAGCCCACCAATTCATTATTCCTATTAAATGCTGTATCTGCTCAGACTCCATAGTAGATTTAAGTGATTAATACTTACAGATACTGGAGGCGCTCAAGCTTCCCCAACTCTGGAACTAGATTGCCTGATAGCTTTGCATTTCCAAGGTCACTGCACATcagtatatacatatataaagtCATGTTCTGCCTCTTCAAAAGTAAAGCAGGAGGAGGACATGGGAAGGAAAGTTTATTTACAGTCTGGTGACTCTGTTGTCTGAGTCACAAGTGACATGAAACCATGTACAGGGATCCACCAAAGTTGGATCCCAGCTCTGTAGAACATGCTCTGGGTCCTCCACTGCTCTCCTCAATGCATACAAGGCATCTCCTGCTCAAAGAACAACCCAAcagacaaaagaaaatgaagaagatggtgTGGAACACTCACTTTGAAGAATGCCCAGATGAAAACTCCATGCTTACCTTCCATGTTTGCATTTGTGGGCACTGCAGATGCCCATGTTAGGAGAAAAAGGGCCAGAAGATGATACTGAGCCCAGATCGCCATTCAGAAACCTTCAAACTTTGAGTTGAGCGTTGAGTGATTCTGAATGTTTCTTACTTTCttaatagagagagagagagagagagggagagagagagagagagggagttgTTGTTTAGTTGAAAGCAAAGAGGCAAGGGAATCCAAGCTTTGTTGGGGAATTTATAGAGCCCATAAAAGGACTGGGCACTTCTGTTGGAGTAGCTTAAGAAGTAAATACAAGTTTTTAATGAGCTGTGTCTTGCATCACCTGTTTAGTTGTTTTCATTCCAAACAAAAGCAAACACTTTGTGAGCCCAAAATTGCCCTCCAATACTTGTCCAAAAGACTTATCTGTTCCCTCTTTTCCCTTCAGTATCATGACCAACTTGGCTGTGCAGGTGGAACCAGCAACCCTATTCACAGAGATGGACTCCTCACTCTGTTGGTTGCCCATGCCATGTGAGAAGAACAACATTAAAGGTACCACGCTCCTCTTTCTTCCTATTAAAATGGAACATGTTTCCTTTTTCAATCTCCTTGATCATCAGTCTGACATAAGTTTtgccaaatattaaaaaaaaaaaaaaaaaaattgtttaatttgtgTAGCATTACTGAAAATCCATATCAAGAAAGAAACTCCCAAACTTCCTAGAACTTGGGGTTGTCCAATTTATAGTTAGTGAGTGTTGATTagtttttattaacttaaatttaaatgttttcatgatttattcCTATGTAAAAGGGTGCATTATAGTGAGGCATTTTTAGCTTATTATCTTTGTAACTTAAATTTTTGGGACAAGTTGCTATCTAAtaggatttatttttcaaaaagaaaaagcaaaaaataatgtaaagaTTGTCTTTTTCTTACACCCAAATTAAAAACTGGAAGCTTTTGGACCATTTCAATGTCTGAATATCCTTTATCTTGAGGTTGTCCATTGGgttgttctttctttctttctttttattgtttatgatattttatatatttatagaaattttaaaaacaaatttacaaaaactaataattacAAAACATATTCACAAATTTGAACTTTCATGTGATatctaaatttgaaaacaatttttaaataattaattaactcaTAAAATTTGCtatatttgtaaaacaaaacACCACCCACTTTGTACCAAGGATTCCATTCCACATATCAATGCAGCACAATGTAAAGCTAGAATATATCATCTCAAACCCACCCAACTTTTCAAACCCCTTTTCTGATTCTATACAATTTTCTTACccccaaattaaaaaaagagagagagagagagagagagagagagagagagtatatggaaataaataatatgcaaaTGCATAGGGGTTCAATCATGGTAGTGTAAAAAAAAGGGAGATGGGGGCAGAGAATCTAGACATATCTTTTGAAGTATATTGAAGCCAACGTCTGATAGAAGAGAATAATTGAAAGAGTTTGGGGAGCTGTAGCCTCTGTGGACTGACGCCTGTGTTTGTAAATCTATGTTACACTTACAACCCccctacatatatatatatatatatatatatatatatatatatatatatatataaatataaaggaaGGAAATATGGACGAGTTTCAAAGAATCTACCTTATAGCCCCTTGGGGAATAACTTCACCTTGAAATTTGTGGTGGTCGGTtcactttcctttctttaattTCAACTCTCTGACTTGCTTCAATTAAATACCAGGTTTTCCCTGTTTTACATGGGTCTTTAACGAGGCATTCTCATTTTCTACTTCgggttttgtgttttttgttttggataaatgaagaaaaataagtcaATCCTTTTGGcttattttcctttgatttagGATTAAATTATGGTACCCACAATCAAAGGTTTCATGCCTATGTTTAGATCTCATATTTTGTtagaagaataaagaaaaattagccAATCCTTTTGGCTTATTTTCCCACAATCAAAGGTTTTATGTGTATACCTcatatctagtattttattggaaaaatgaaaaaaaaaaaaaaaaaagtcaatcccttttatttatttattttcttttaatataaagtCCATTCATGGTAACCATATAAATCTCATATatttattggaaaaataaataaaaataagtcgGTCCTTTgggtttatttttctttgatctaGGGTTAAATTTTGATACCCATAATAAGAGGTTTTATGTGATATCTCGATCtcatattttgtaatataatCAAGCCACGTTTCTTTATATATTgagcaattttttaaaattctgattactttatatcatatatattgttattttatattttaatttcgtTAATTTCTATTGGGacgtattttatttatattgggAGCTAGTCTTTTCATACCTtcattcaataatataaatctCATCATATATTTAAACCGTTTGGATTAAGAATtagatataatattaaattaataggATAGATTTTCCCTTCAATTGACCtagcaaaataaaattcatataagTTTAAATTATAATCAACATGTTTCATGCATTGTCCCT is a genomic window of Vitis riparia cultivar Riparia Gloire de Montpellier isolate 1030 chromosome 1, EGFV_Vit.rip_1.0, whole genome shotgun sequence containing:
- the LOC117913748 gene encoding uncharacterized protein At2g33490-like isoform X4; the encoded protein is MHFRGCRTDMQDMRNCYDTLLSAAAATANSAYEFSESLKELGGCLLEKTALNEDEESGKVLLKLGKVQYELQKLVDSYRSHIFQTIVTPSESLLKELRTVEEMKRQCDEKRDVYEYMITRQREKGRSRSGRGETFSSHQVQAACDEYDEEATLFVFRLKSLKQGQSRSLLTQASRHHAAQLSFFRKALKSLEVIEPHVKLVTEQQHIDYKFSGLEDDDWDDGEDDDDYDGHDGDLSFDYGQIDHEQDFVSTARNSMELDQEDLTFPQVATMDSVKLQENLDKSYVDSFAINSESRKISQSAPLFAEKKFDSARMREMRPLSTRKLRTYVLPTPDDTKSSAPTRSDSPDSRPIPTSLSGRPHNLWHSSPLEPKYEKILGDDKVFESTAMNAQSVLKESNTNHASSGLPPPLVDGLPFRMINSSVVSDTKKVKRYAFSGPLTRNPWSTKPGLSASDPLVSVTQPQLFSGPLLRSQMPHLSSSSSPPRVSPIASPFLSSPKINELHELPRPPSSLTLKPSRPSSLIGHSAPLVASGPNLSATNKLVVSSTASRLPLPLQAVPRSFSTPSSGQKLKIPRVSGPSEAPQNSEMAENVTSPPLTPISLSNIQPASTSSVNDTSQLGGNFEIQCFHPPLLLY